A region from the Musa acuminata AAA Group cultivar baxijiao chromosome BXJ1-10, Cavendish_Baxijiao_AAA, whole genome shotgun sequence genome encodes:
- the LOC135594621 gene encoding uncharacterized protein LOC135594621 isoform X2, with protein sequence MRVAATAMALVVALLAATVDAGDQNGVFTPCADAKIQRWDGFAFGIAFSSYESFFSNGVKLSPCDTRLSLSSNGAQLAVFRPKVDEISLLTINTSNNPSVTSGGYMVAFAGKKYAARSLPAFIGNSTYVVTSFTLVLEFHKGTLQNLYWKRDGCASCKGKSSFVCLNNQDCAIKTSSCKTQGGAVDCSIGIQLAFSGTDKHDAVLNSWYEVSNLRQYSLFGLYSNLKDSLTGEYNKFF encoded by the exons AtgagggtggcggcgacggcgatGGCGTTGGTGGTGGCCCTGCTGGCGGCGACGGTGGACGCTGGCGACCAGAACGGCGTCTTCACCCCTTGCGCCGACGCCAAGATCCAGCGGTGGGACGGGTTCGCCTTCGGGATTGCCTTCTCTAGCTACGAATCCTTCTTCTCCAACGGGGTGAAACTCTCGCCTTGCGATAcccgcctctccctctcctccaacGGCGCTCAGCTCGCCGTCTTCCGTCCCAAGGTCGACGAGATCTCCCTTCTCACCATCAACACTAGCAACAACCCTTCG GTCACTAGCGGAGGATACATGGTCGCATTCGCTGGCAAGAAGTATGCAGCACGTTCCCTTCCTGCTTTCATTGGTAATAGCACATATGTCGTGACCAGCTTCACCCTG GTACTCGAATTCCACAAAGGCACACTACAGAACTTGTACTGGAAGAGAGATGGTTGTGCTTCATGTAAAGGGAAGTCATCTTTTGTTTGCCTCAACAATCAAGACTGTGCCATCAAGACATCAAGTTGCAAAACCCAGGGTGGTGCTGTTGATTGCAGCATAGGTATTCAATTGGCCTTTTCAGGTACTGATAAGCATGATGCTGTCCTCAATTCATGGTACGAGGTGTCCAATCTCCGGCAGTACTCCCTTTTTGGGTTGTACTCAAACCTCAAAGATTCTCTCACCGGCGAGTACAACAAATTCTTCTAA
- the LOC135594621 gene encoding uncharacterized protein LOC135594621 isoform X1, with protein sequence MRVAATAMALVVALLAATVDAGDQNGVFTPCADAKIQRWDGFAFGIAFSSYESFFSNGVKLSPCDTRLSLSSNGAQLAVFRPKVDEISLLTINTSNNPSPLAKNFTPFQVTSGGYMVAFAGKKYAARSLPAFIGNSTYVVTSFTLVLEFHKGTLQNLYWKRDGCASCKGKSSFVCLNNQDCAIKTSSCKTQGGAVDCSIGIQLAFSGTDKHDAVLNSWYEVSNLRQYSLFGLYSNLKDSLTGEYNKFF encoded by the exons AtgagggtggcggcgacggcgatGGCGTTGGTGGTGGCCCTGCTGGCGGCGACGGTGGACGCTGGCGACCAGAACGGCGTCTTCACCCCTTGCGCCGACGCCAAGATCCAGCGGTGGGACGGGTTCGCCTTCGGGATTGCCTTCTCTAGCTACGAATCCTTCTTCTCCAACGGGGTGAAACTCTCGCCTTGCGATAcccgcctctccctctcctccaacGGCGCTCAGCTCGCCGTCTTCCGTCCCAAGGTCGACGAGATCTCCCTTCTCACCATCAACACTAGCAACAACCCTTCG CCATTAGCGAAGAACTTTACACCCTTTCAGGTCACTAGCGGAGGATACATGGTCGCATTCGCTGGCAAGAAGTATGCAGCACGTTCCCTTCCTGCTTTCATTGGTAATAGCACATATGTCGTGACCAGCTTCACCCTG GTACTCGAATTCCACAAAGGCACACTACAGAACTTGTACTGGAAGAGAGATGGTTGTGCTTCATGTAAAGGGAAGTCATCTTTTGTTTGCCTCAACAATCAAGACTGTGCCATCAAGACATCAAGTTGCAAAACCCAGGGTGGTGCTGTTGATTGCAGCATAGGTATTCAATTGGCCTTTTCAGGTACTGATAAGCATGATGCTGTCCTCAATTCATGGTACGAGGTGTCCAATCTCCGGCAGTACTCCCTTTTTGGGTTGTACTCAAACCTCAAAGATTCTCTCACCGGCGAGTACAACAAATTCTTCTAA
- the LOC103969982 gene encoding ubiquitin carboxyl-terminal hydrolase 8, with protein MESQAKEDRPSGIPYSISPVAPRLWNEILRGNSNSDFVCNIERDDYWKEDDDAAEGASSLTYALIPFYSWLHVLDWRFVTCFTTKKYECFSSINAPTTDVYPLMLRVSVTQKKILTLKISKKDNSAENYRRSSNIFSSDFKPVHVLDFTGKIDYIQTDEWDKQPHDCFQQPDHEILLSVRVSISENMSSGLHVFPKMQHLKDSMSSPQSKITSISYGDPDTCNKENIDNPVLEIGDFDVVGPYGLTGLKNLGNTCFMNSAIQCLAHTPKLVDYFLGDYSKDINRNNPLGTKGELASLFADLLRRLWTVDRTPVDPCVFKENLGHFSPGYAGCNQHDSHEFLAFLLDGLHEDLNRVKFKSYSETKDSSGDPDEVAAEYWANHLSRNDSIIVDTCQGLYKSTLVCRVCNKVSMTFDPFMYLSLPLPSTNMRRMTITVFSTNGTKEPSAFTINVPKFGKLKDIIQALSIACSLRDDETLLIAQVSANHIMSFLEESLLSISLIRNEDHLAAYQLPKDFENGSVMVFVHQRMGEPHLSDQSTSSWKGFGTPLIGVLPSMVEGNTIRNLFLKLLNPLKRSNTCSIGKQDKNSNNFSDIVTKLEARFHVPGHKNMADTMEEGIDIEDALQFYLTDKKSSAMGSQIQMDEIVSPIRLRKKFYVIVRWKNKALEDYDIRLLNTLPVICQHSSKRYQEYVTLYACLEAFLTEEPLDPEGPWYCPCCEKHQQAHKKLDLWRLPEVMVIHLMRFSYSQHKENKLETFVDYPVDDFDLSAYMSSMTDKASYHYRLYAVSNHYGSLGGGHYTAYVYHEGVDGWFKFDDDSVVPIDGVNGVKTSAAYLLFYERV; from the exons ATGGAATCGCAGGCAAAGGAGGATCGACCGAGCGGCATTCCCTACTCGATATCTCCGGTCGCTCCTCGGTTGTGGAACGAGATCCTCCGCGGCAATTCTAACTCCGATTTTGTGTGTAATATCGAGCGAGATGACTACTGGAAGGAGGACGATGATGCAGCGGAGGGGGCCTCCAGCCTGACCTACGCGTTGATTCCCTTTTATTCGTGGTTACACGTGCTCGATTG GCGCTTTGTCACTTGTTTCACAACAAAGAAATATGAATGCTTTTCATCAATCAATGCTCCCACGACCGATGTTTATCCTTTGATGCTGAGGGTCTCTGTTACGCAGAAAAAAATTCTGACATTAAAGATTAGCAAAAAG GATAATTCAGCTGAAAATTACAGAAGATCAAGCAACATTTTCAGTAGCGATTTCAAGCCT GTTCATGTTTTGGACTTTACTGGGAAAATAGATTACATACAAACAGATGAGTGGGATAAGCAGCCTCATGATTGTTTTCAACAGCCAGATCATGAG ATTCTTCTGTCCGTAAGAGTTTCGATATCAGAAAATATGTCCTCTGGACTCCATGTCTTCCCAAAGATGCAACATCTGAAGGACTCCATGTCATCACCACAATCTAAGATAACCAGTATTTCTTATGGTGATCCAGATACATGCAATAAAGAAAACATCGACAATCCAGTGCTTGAAATTGGAGATTTCGATGTAGTTGGTCCTTACGGATTGACAGGATTAAAGAATCTTGGAAACACTTGCTTCATGAATAGTGCAATCCAGTGCTTGGCTCACACACCAAAGCTTGTTGATTATTTCCTTGGAGATTATAGTAAAGATATTAATCGAAACAATCCATTAGGAACAAAA GGGGAGCTTGCTTCATTGTTTGCAGATCTATTAAGACGATTATGGACAGTTGATAGAACACCTGTTGATCCATGTGTTTTTAAGGAAAATCTTGGACATTTTTCTCCTGGGTATGCTGGCTGTAATCAACATGACTCACAT GAGTTTCTTGCTTTTCTGTTAGATGGGCTCCATGAAGATCTAAATCGTGTCAAATTTAAGTCATACTCTGAAACTAAGGACTCTTCTGGTGATCCTGATGAAGTAGCTGCAGAATACTGGGCAAACCATTTATCTCGAAATGACTCCATCATTGTTGATACTTGCCAA GGTCTATACAAATCAACATTAGTCTGTCGTGTTTGCAATAAGGTGTCAATGACATTTGATCCATTCATGTACTTATCTCTGCCACTGCCATCAACAAATATGAGGAGAATGACTATAACTGTTTTCAGTACTAATGGTACTAAGGAACCATCTGCATTTACCATCAATGTACCGAAGTTCGGAAAGTTGAAGGACATTATTCAGGCACTAAGCATTGCTTGTTCATTGAGAGATGATGAGACTTTATTGATTGCTCAG GTTTCTGCTAACCACATTATGTCATTTTTGGAAGAATCTCTTCTATCGATATCCTTAATTAGAAATGAAGATCATCTAGCAGCTTACCAGCTACCAAAAGATTTTGAAAATGGCTCAGTAATGGTGTTTGTGCACCAAAGGATGGGAGA ACCTCACCTATCTGACCAAAGTACCTCAAGTTGGAAGGGTTTCGGCACTCCTCTTATAGGAGTGCTGCCCAGCATGGTTGAGGGGAACACTATTCGCAATCTCTTTCTGAAGCTGTTGAATCCCTTAAAAAGATCCAATACATGTTCAATTGGTAAACAAGATAAGAACAGCAATAATTTCAGTGACATTGTTACCAAGTTGGAGGCAAGATTTCATGTTCCTGGTCACAAAAATATGGCTGATACCatggaggagggaattgatattgAGGATGCATTACAATTTTACTTAACAGATAAGAAGAGCAGCGCAATGGGATCACAAATTCAAATGGATGAAATTGTTTCACCTATTCGGTTGAGAAAGAAATTCTATGTGATTGTCCGTTGGAAGAATAAGGCACTGGAAGATTATGATATACGCCTTCTCAACACGTTACCTGTGATATGTCAACATTCTTCAAAAAGATATCAGGAATATGTTACCCTATATGCATGCCTTGAAGCTTTCCTAACGGAGGAACCACTAGATCCAGAAGGCCCATG GTACTGCCCTTGTTGCGAGAAGCATCAGCAAGCTCACAAGAAATTAGATCTTTGGAGGCTGCCAGAAGTTATGGTTATTCATCTAATGAGATTTTCATATAGCCAACATAAGGAAAACAAGTTGGAGACTTTTGTAGACTATCCTGTTGATGACTTTGATTTGTCAGCATACATGTCTAGCATGACCGACAAGGCATCTTACCATTACAGACTGTATGCTGTTAGCAACCACTACGGCAGTCTGGGAGGTGGTCACTACACTGCCTATGTATAT CACGAAGGAGTGGATGGCTGGTTCAAGTTTGATGATGACAGTGTTGTTCCAATAGACGGGGTGAACGGCGTGAAGACATCAGCTGCATATCTGCTTTTCTATGAGAGGGTGTAA